The following proteins come from a genomic window of Aspergillus luchuensis IFO 4308 DNA, chromosome 3, nearly complete sequence:
- a CDS encoding uncharacterized protein (COG:S;~EggNog:ENOG410Q2W9), whose product MRPILSRGFAGNLLYIGLNGNVKRADINGETLSKRQSWPGVPDYNIQMCHDANIGRTVTVTQTSTSSMRIENVAPECMNLATLFTEQGTPIPCGSACLEYVNLSAEDNQKLIDIINNLL is encoded by the exons ATGCGCCCAATTCTCAG CCGCGGTTTTGCCGGCAACCTGCTCTACATTGGTCTCAATGGCAACGTTAAGCGGGCTGACATCAACGGCGAGACTCTATCCAAGCGGCAGTCCTGGCCGGGTGTTCCTGACTACAACATCCAAATGTGCCACGATGCCAACATTGGCAGAACCGTGACTGTTACTCAGACTTCTACTTCTT CCATGAGAATTGAGAACGTTGCCCCCGAGTGCATGAACCTCGCTACCCTCTTCACTGAGCAGGGGACCCCCATCCCATGTGGCTCTGCTTGCCTCGAGTATGTCAACTTGAGTGCTGAAGACAACCAGAAGCTCATTGACATTATCAACAATCTCCTCTAA